In Ignavibacteriales bacterium, the genomic window TCAGCAAACTTTTTAAATGAGCGTCTCCGTTCGATTCACCCGTCCGATGGTGCAGATAATTTGGATTGAATGGTGCGAGTTTCTCAAGCCATTCATCGATGTCTTTGATCAGTCCCGATTCCGCGTCGTTTACATAAACACCTGCCGTTATATGCATCGCTGAGACCAGTACCATACCTTCTTTTACACCGCTGCGACTGACAATTGCTTGAACTTCGTCGGTTATATTCAGGTACTCACGTTCTTTCTTTGTATTGAACCAGATATATTCTGTAAAAGTTTTCATAAACATATATTATTATTTGAAATCAATTTATGTTAGACCTTAAATATAGTTGTTATCGTAACACCAAAAATAAGTCATGCCGAATTTATTTCGGTATCTGACTTTAGACCCTGAAACAAGTTCAGGGTGACTCATTTTTCTTATTGCCATGGTATTTCTCCTGATAGATCTAACATTTCTGGATTGATCGATTTAATGAGATTAAGTTTCCAATCACGATGCCAATTCTTAATTTGTTTTTCACGAACTATAGCGCTATACATTGATGACAGTTCTTCATAGTATACGAGAACATTTAGATTATACTTTGTTGTAAATTTTGACCCTAAACCTTTTTTATGCTGTTCAATTCTTCTTCCTAAATTATTTGTCACTCCTGTATATAATGTTGTTCTTTTATAATTGGTTAGAATATAAACGAATCCTTTTTTTCATAC contains:
- a CDS encoding GIY-YIG nuclease family protein, which produces MLTNYKRTTLYTGVTNNLGRRIEQHKKGLGSKFTTKYNLNVLVYYEELSSMYSAIVREKQIKNWHRDWKLNLIKSINPEMLDLSGEIPWQ
- a CDS encoding YjbQ family protein, coding for MKTFTEYIWFNTKKEREYLNITDEVQAIVSRSGVKEGMVLVSAMHITAGVYVNDAESGLIKDIDEWLEKLAPFNPNYLHHRTGESNGDAHLKSLLIHHEVIVPVTEGKLDFGPWQQIYYAEFDGKRRKRVIVKVMGE